A section of the Pedobacter sp. HDW13 genome encodes:
- a CDS encoding NADH-quinone oxidoreductase subunit N produces the protein MNIIITISITAFIVLYAGLFKANKALLPLTVVGLLTALGFTFCAWGGNAVQFGMMQTDNFALAFSGVCIVGTLLIFLLTQNYFHSKSDNVAEYYTLILFALAGMIMMVSYKNMAMLFVGLEIMSVSLYILAGIRKTDFASNEASLKYFLMGAFSTGFLLFGITLIYGATGSFDLDKIQAYLVNNSAAVSPIFYPGVILMMIGLCFKIGAAPFHFWTPDVYEGAPSLITTFMSTVVKTAGFAAFLRLFAGALAPLHEFWVMPLIVIVCLTLFIGNVTALFQKNFKRMLAYSSISHAGYLLFSLVVLTKNSGNNVLVYAAAYTFASIIAFAVLILVKQKTGSDSFESFNGLGKKNPLVALCLTVAMLSLAGIPLTAGFIGKYLMFLNVMTEYKTLLVAFAILNALVGFYYYFRVIVAMWFKDGADTTLTTPVQYKVVLLVSVVITLVLGICPAIILNLI, from the coding sequence ATGAATATTATAATAACCATTAGTATAACAGCTTTTATTGTACTTTACGCAGGTTTGTTTAAAGCAAATAAAGCATTATTGCCGCTTACCGTTGTTGGCTTACTTACGGCCTTAGGCTTTACTTTTTGCGCCTGGGGTGGCAATGCTGTTCAATTCGGAATGATGCAGACTGATAATTTCGCCCTTGCATTTTCTGGCGTTTGTATAGTAGGTACACTTTTGATTTTCTTATTAACCCAAAACTATTTTCACTCCAAAAGCGATAACGTTGCCGAATACTATACCCTAATCCTTTTCGCCCTTGCGGGGATGATTATGATGGTGTCGTATAAAAATATGGCGATGCTTTTTGTTGGTCTGGAAATCATGTCGGTAAGTTTATATATCCTTGCTGGTATCCGTAAAACAGATTTTGCTTCAAACGAAGCTTCGTTAAAGTATTTCTTAATGGGGGCTTTTTCAACAGGCTTCCTATTGTTCGGTATTACTTTAATTTATGGAGCAACCGGTTCTTTCGATTTAGATAAAATTCAGGCTTACCTGGTAAATAACAGTGCTGCAGTTTCACCAATCTTTTATCCCGGTGTAATCCTGATGATGATTGGTTTGTGTTTTAAAATCGGTGCAGCGCCTTTCCACTTCTGGACTCCGGATGTTTACGAAGGTGCACCATCTTTAATTACCACCTTTATGAGTACGGTAGTTAAAACTGCTGGTTTTGCTGCATTCTTACGTTTGTTCGCAGGTGCTTTGGCTCCATTACACGAGTTTTGGGTTATGCCATTAATCGTTATCGTTTGCCTTACTTTGTTTATTGGTAACGTAACGGCCTTGTTCCAAAAGAACTTTAAGCGTATGCTGGCTTATTCAAGTATCTCACACGCCGGCTATTTGTTGTTTTCGCTTGTTGTATTGACTAAAAACTCAGGCAACAATGTTTTAGTATACGCTGCTGCCTATACTTTTGCATCGATTATCGCCTTTGCTGTATTAATTCTGGTAAAACAGAAAACGGGTAGCGACAGCTTCGAAAGTTTTAACGGTTTAGGAAAGAAAAATCCTTTAGTGGCTTTATGTTTAACCGTTGCGATGTTATCATTAGCAGGTATTCCGTTAACAGCTGGTTTCATCGGTAAATACCTGATGTTCCTGAATGTAATGACCGAATATAAAACCTTATTGGTAGCCTTTGCAATTTTAAACGCATTGGTTGGTTTCTATTACTATTTCAGGGTTATTGTAGCCATGTGGTTTAAAGATGGCGCAGATACAACGCTTACAACTCCGGTACAATACAAAGTGGTACTATTGGTTTCAGTAGTAATTACGCTTGTTTTAGGTATCTGTCCAGCAATAATTTTAAACCTGATATAG
- a CDS encoding DedA family protein, which produces MHDFWNNLHQLIDPEKLLREGGFYLVVFVIYAETGLFFGFFLPGDYLLFLAGMFVATGKLDVNIAVLLAGLCVAAISGNFTGYWFGRKTGPVLYTRKDSFFFKKRYLKAAEDYYHKQGAFALIMGRFVPIVRTFAPIFAGVVKLDFKKFALYNVVGGTLWICSLTLLGYFLGRRFEKEINDYLLYIIIGFILITTIPLLITFVKSKVVKGPEEDKTDLN; this is translated from the coding sequence ATGCACGATTTTTGGAATAACCTGCATCAGCTAATTGATCCCGAGAAATTATTGAGGGAGGGCGGTTTCTATCTTGTTGTATTCGTAATCTATGCAGAAACCGGCCTGTTCTTTGGGTTCTTTCTCCCAGGCGATTATTTACTGTTCTTGGCTGGCATGTTTGTTGCTACCGGTAAACTGGATGTAAATATTGCTGTGCTTTTAGCCGGTTTATGTGTTGCGGCAATTTCAGGTAATTTTACAGGTTATTGGTTCGGGCGTAAAACCGGTCCGGTATTGTACACCAGAAAAGATAGCTTCTTTTTTAAGAAACGTTATTTAAAAGCAGCAGAAGACTATTACCACAAACAGGGCGCGTTTGCACTAATTATGGGTAGGTTTGTTCCGATTGTAAGAACTTTTGCACCTATTTTTGCGGGAGTTGTAAAGCTCGATTTTAAAAAATTTGCACTTTATAATGTAGTTGGTGGAACACTTTGGATCTGTTCTCTAACTTTATTGGGCTATTTTTTAGGTCGCCGCTTCGAAAAAGAAATAAACGATTATTTATTATATATTATTATTGGCTTTATCCTTATAACAACTATACCATTATTAATTACCTTTGTAAAAAGTAAAGTAGTGAAAGGTCCTGAAGAGGATAAAACAGATTTAAATTAG
- a CDS encoding inorganic diphosphatase, producing MVKDDHHAWHSVSPGNNVPEIVNAIIEIPKGSKAKYEIDKESGLIKLDRVLFSSVMYPANYGFIPQTYCDDKDPLDILVLCSVDVYPMTLIEAKVVGVMHMVDNGEQDDKIIAVAAHDMSVNYINDLDQLPPHQMKEIVRFFQDYKALEDKNVTIEHLLGVRYAHKVIKESIELYNTTFRELA from the coding sequence ATGGTAAAAGACGATCATCACGCGTGGCATAGCGTATCTCCTGGAAACAATGTTCCAGAAATTGTAAACGCAATTATTGAAATTCCAAAAGGTTCAAAAGCAAAATACGAAATAGATAAAGAATCAGGTCTGATTAAATTGGATAGGGTTCTTTTTTCATCAGTTATGTATCCGGCTAACTATGGCTTTATTCCGCAAACTTATTGCGATGATAAAGATCCTTTAGATATTCTGGTTCTTTGTTCAGTTGATGTTTATCCAATGACATTAATTGAAGCTAAAGTAGTAGGTGTTATGCACATGGTTGATAACGGTGAGCAGGACGATAAAATTATTGCTGTTGCAGCACACGACATGTCAGTAAACTACATCAACGATTTAGACCAGTTACCTCCACACCAAATGAAAGAAATTGTTCGCTTCTTTCAGGATTATAAAGCATTAGAAGATAAAAATGTAACCATCGAGCATTTATTAGGTGTTCGTTATGCACATAAAGTAATTAAAGAAAGTATAGAACTTTATAACACAACATTTAGAGAATTAGCTTAA
- a CDS encoding hemolysin family protein gives MDLPTVCLFLNSALSTILPTPNVVLVALQEPDTGSVGWRLFFALFLVLLNGFFVAAEFAIVKVRASQIEIKAKSGSRVGKMAKGIIHNLDGYLAATQLGITLASLGLGWVGEGVMHTIFKNLFDSLEWGLSDASIHTASTIVAFSLITIMHIVFGELAPKSFAIQRPVATTLFVSLPLQLFYVVFKPFIWTLNSLAAVILKPFGIDTSGGHESLHSTEELQYLLDQGKESGALDNNEHELIKNVFDFNERVVKNIMVPRTKISGIELTSDKEEVIDTIIKEGYSRLPVYDDIMDKIVGIIHAKDILPLVAAGNQHWTLNDIIRKPYFVTETKKINDLMSELQSNRIQIAIVLDEFGGTAGMVTLEDIVEELVGEIQDEYDEEKPLVEKVSDNEFIVNASATVYDVNEHLPHDLPEDEDFDTIGGLVSHIFERIPEVGESNESYGYLFTILKKTEQNIETIKLELVINKADMVDNH, from the coding sequence ATGGATTTACCCACGGTCTGTTTGTTTTTAAATTCAGCGTTAAGTACAATACTGCCAACCCCAAATGTAGTTCTTGTAGCCTTACAGGAGCCCGATACCGGATCAGTTGGCTGGCGTTTGTTTTTTGCCTTGTTTTTGGTGCTTTTAAATGGATTTTTTGTGGCAGCAGAATTTGCCATTGTAAAAGTCCGGGCATCACAAATAGAAATTAAAGCCAAATCAGGCAGTCGTGTAGGTAAAATGGCTAAAGGCATTATCCATAACCTGGATGGTTATTTGGCCGCCACACAGCTAGGTATAACGCTTGCATCACTAGGCTTAGGTTGGGTTGGTGAAGGCGTTATGCATACTATCTTTAAAAATCTTTTCGATAGTTTAGAATGGGGGCTTAGCGATGCTTCCATCCATACTGCCTCAACAATTGTGGCTTTTTCGTTAATTACGATCATGCACATTGTTTTTGGTGAGCTTGCGCCAAAATCGTTTGCTATCCAAAGACCTGTAGCTACAACATTATTTGTTTCGCTGCCATTGCAGTTGTTTTATGTTGTATTTAAGCCTTTTATCTGGACTTTAAACAGCTTAGCCGCCGTTATTCTAAAACCATTTGGTATTGATACCTCTGGTGGGCACGAATCGCTGCACAGTACTGAAGAACTTCAATATTTACTCGATCAGGGTAAAGAAAGTGGTGCCCTTGATAACAATGAACACGAACTAATAAAAAATGTATTCGATTTTAACGAGCGTGTTGTAAAAAACATCATGGTGCCCCGAACTAAAATTTCGGGTATAGAACTTACTTCAGATAAAGAAGAAGTAATTGACACGATTATCAAAGAAGGCTATTCGCGTTTACCGGTTTACGATGATATCATGGATAAAATCGTTGGTATTATCCACGCAAAAGATATTTTGCCCTTGGTAGCAGCTGGTAACCAGCACTGGACTTTAAACGACATTATCAGAAAACCATATTTTGTAACAGAGACCAAAAAAATTAACGACCTGATGAGCGAGCTGCAAAGCAACCGCATTCAGATTGCCATTGTTTTGGATGAGTTTGGCGGAACTGCAGGTATGGTAACCCTAGAAGATATTGTAGAAGAACTGGTTGGTGAAATCCAGGATGAATACGACGAAGAAAAACCATTGGTAGAAAAAGTATCAGACAATGAGTTTATTGTTAATGCATCTGCAACCGTTTACGATGTAAATGAGCATTTACCTCACGATCTGCCTGAAGATGAAGATTTTGATACGATAGGTGGCTTGGTTTCGCACATTTTTGAGCGTATTCCGGAGGTTGGTGAGAGCAACGAATCTTATGGTTATTTGTTTACAATCCTCAAAAAAACAGAACAGAATATCGAAACCATTAAGTTAGAACTGGTTATTAATAAGGCAGATATGGTTGATAATCATTAA
- a CDS encoding 16S rRNA (uracil(1498)-N(3))-methyltransferase translates to MHIFYTPDITQNTYTLNEEESKHCVRVLRLTVGAIVNLVDGKGGFYTAEITSDNPKKVSLSILKVETEYHKRNHYLHIAVAPTKNIDRIEWFLEKATELGIDEITPLITDRSERRVVKEDRLNKVITSAVKQSIKAYHPKLNDAISFDTFLKQPFEGEKLMAHCIDEGEKLYISQLVAPHQKYLILIGPEGDFTPEEVNLALNKGFKALTLGDNRLRTETAALAVCFEINYLNR, encoded by the coding sequence ATGCATATTTTTTATACGCCAGATATAACCCAAAATACCTACACCCTTAACGAAGAAGAAAGCAAACATTGTGTTAGGGTACTTCGCTTAACTGTTGGTGCTATTGTTAATCTGGTAGATGGTAAAGGTGGTTTTTATACTGCCGAAATTACTTCCGATAATCCTAAAAAAGTTTCGTTATCCATACTAAAAGTAGAAACGGAATATCATAAACGGAACCATTACCTACATATTGCCGTAGCACCTACCAAGAATATCGATCGCATAGAGTGGTTTTTGGAGAAAGCTACCGAATTAGGTATTGATGAAATTACCCCACTTATTACCGATCGCTCTGAGCGTAGGGTAGTAAAAGAAGATCGCTTGAATAAAGTAATCACCTCTGCGGTAAAACAATCTATAAAGGCATACCACCCCAAACTGAACGATGCCATTTCGTTCGATACTTTTTTGAAACAACCTTTTGAAGGTGAAAAACTAATGGCACATTGTATTGATGAAGGAGAGAAACTGTATATTTCACAGCTTGTTGCACCACATCAAAAATATCTGATCCTGATCGGTCCCGAAGGAGATTTCACACCTGAAGAAGTGAATTTAGCTTTGAACAAAGGCTTTAAAGCATTAACTTTAGGTGATAACAGGTTGCGCACCGAAACTGCTGCGCTGGCTGTTTGTTTTGAAATCAATTACCTTAACCGATAA
- a CDS encoding DUF4159 domain-containing protein, with product MAKLKYNGGGDWYADRTALPNLIAFCNTNLKTNFYTEESIVEVGSKELFNYPFVYMTGHGNVVFSDQDVKNLRQYLIGGGFLHIDDNYGLDKFIRPQMKKVFPELSFVELPASHAIYNQKFKFPGGLPKIHEHDNKRPQGFALIYKGRVVCYYTYECDLGNGWEDFGTYPEDTQETRTKALKMGANLIQYALTQ from the coding sequence ATGGCTAAGCTGAAATATAACGGGGGTGGCGATTGGTATGCAGACCGCACCGCACTTCCAAACCTGATTGCTTTTTGCAACACCAACCTTAAAACTAATTTTTACACCGAAGAAAGCATTGTCGAAGTTGGATCGAAGGAACTGTTTAATTATCCCTTTGTTTATATGACAGGGCATGGCAATGTGGTTTTTAGCGATCAGGACGTTAAAAATTTGCGACAGTATCTTATTGGTGGTGGCTTCCTGCATATCGATGATAACTACGGCCTGGATAAGTTTATCAGGCCCCAAATGAAAAAGGTATTTCCTGAATTGAGTTTTGTAGAATTGCCTGCCAGCCACGCTATTTACAATCAGAAATTTAAATTTCCGGGTGGTTTGCCCAAAATACACGAGCATGATAATAAACGCCCGCAGGGATTTGCACTGATATATAAAGGTAGAGTAGTATGTTATTATACCTACGAATGCGATTTAGGCAACGGCTGGGAGGATTTTGGTACTTACCCTGAGGATACGCAGGAAACCCGCACTAAAGCGCTTAAAATGGGTGCAAATCTGATTCAATATGCTTTAACCCAATAA
- a CDS encoding acetyl-CoA carboxylase biotin carboxyl carrier protein subunit: MYKVKVNDQFLFEIENRDSAFLVNGDPVQFDLSEVNGSRAHVLYQHKSFRTEIVEVNKAGKTCTIKVNGNTYQISIEDQFDELLKQLGLDNLAANKVSEIKAPMPGLVLKVLVAENTEVKKGDNLLILEAMKMENILKSSTDGTVKKVMVVQGDKVEKNQVLVQFK; the protein is encoded by the coding sequence ATGTATAAAGTAAAAGTCAACGATCAGTTTTTATTTGAGATAGAAAATAGGGATTCGGCATTTTTAGTAAATGGTGATCCTGTTCAATTTGATTTAAGCGAAGTAAACGGCTCCCGTGCACATGTTTTATATCAGCATAAATCTTTCCGTACAGAAATTGTTGAGGTAAATAAGGCGGGTAAAACTTGTACTATTAAAGTGAATGGAAATACTTATCAAATTAGTATAGAAGATCAGTTTGATGAACTGCTGAAGCAACTGGGACTCGATAACCTGGCGGCAAATAAAGTATCAGAAATTAAAGCGCCTATGCCAGGTTTGGTGTTAAAGGTTTTGGTAGCAGAAAACACCGAAGTTAAAAAAGGCGATAACCTGCTCATTTTAGAAGCAATGAAAATGGAGAACATCCTGAAGTCTTCTACCGATGGTACCGTTAAAAAGGTTATGGTAGTGCAGGGCGATAAAGTAGAAAAGAACCAGGTGTTGGTTCAGTTTAAATAA
- a CDS encoding SUMF1/EgtB/PvdO family nonheme iron enzyme — protein sequence MKKLILYSFTCLSLAALLSSCSSKGGNSSSKTGIPYADRKSKKNQSGAFAVATQYKRAPGPGLIPIEGGVLVVGGSAIEVAGVEPNIYNYKRQVTVPSFYMDETEVSNTDWLEYLHWIRYNYPEDREFYYNELPDTLVWRRALSYNEPYVDNYLRHPAYRDYPVVGVSWEQASRYCEWRTSRANEFILREKGILTDYKTLAGGNSGRNNNATAAATQRPNKPFNTDAYLNGQYDDKGKNAPIDYNTRSGSATTTAGASTAATGGGRNSQPRRNATLEDGVIMQPYRLPTEAEWEYAALGLIGNTEYENINQNKIYPWNGLGVSSAKKKTRGMIQANFKRAPGDYMGVGGSLNDKGDLTVPVIQYTPNDFGLYNMAGNVNEWVNDVYRTGTFTDADAFNPYRGNYFTNKKLEDAQNGKIALDKYGNPIKENAYSGRKQTWAEKQAQTKRADSISKSTDPQGATASTSYQADQRGYRDRQNTLLNDEGVTLVNDKSRVYKGGSWNDMAYWLNPATRRFMQQDESSAEVGFRCAMTMLGAPEISTAGKRSFKNPPQKPYRVSRGK from the coding sequence ATGAAAAAACTAATACTATATTCTTTTACTTGTTTATCATTAGCCGCCCTGCTTTCGAGCTGTAGCTCTAAAGGCGGGAACAGTTCTAGTAAAACAGGCATTCCTTATGCAGATAGGAAAAGTAAGAAGAACCAATCTGGTGCTTTTGCTGTAGCTACGCAATATAAGCGTGCACCAGGCCCTGGTTTAATCCCGATTGAGGGTGGTGTTTTGGTAGTTGGTGGTAGTGCCATTGAGGTGGCTGGTGTTGAACCGAATATCTACAATTACAAAAGACAGGTTACCGTTCCTTCTTTTTACATGGATGAAACCGAAGTTTCGAACACCGATTGGTTAGAATATTTACACTGGATCAGATACAATTATCCTGAAGATCGTGAGTTTTATTACAACGAACTTCCAGACACTTTGGTTTGGCGTCGTGCGTTATCTTACAACGAACCTTATGTAGATAACTATTTAAGACACCCGGCCTACCGCGATTATCCTGTTGTAGGTGTATCATGGGAGCAGGCTTCGCGTTATTGCGAATGGAGAACTTCGAGAGCCAACGAATTTATCTTGCGTGAAAAAGGAATCTTAACAGATTACAAAACTTTAGCTGGCGGAAACTCGGGCAGAAACAATAATGCAACTGCAGCCGCAACCCAAAGACCTAACAAACCATTTAATACTGATGCTTATTTAAATGGCCAGTACGATGATAAAGGTAAAAATGCGCCGATTGATTATAACACAAGGTCTGGTTCGGCAACTACTACAGCGGGTGCTTCAACAGCAGCTACTGGTGGTGGTAGAAACAGTCAGCCGAGAAGAAATGCAACTTTGGAGGATGGTGTTATTATGCAACCTTACCGCTTACCAACAGAAGCAGAGTGGGAATATGCCGCTTTAGGTTTAATTGGCAATACTGAATACGAAAACATTAACCAAAACAAAATCTACCCATGGAATGGTCTGGGCGTAAGTTCGGCTAAAAAGAAAACCAGAGGTATGATTCAGGCCAACTTTAAAAGAGCACCCGGCGATTATATGGGTGTGGGCGGTTCATTGAATGATAAGGGTGATTTAACTGTTCCGGTTATTCAATATACACCAAACGATTTTGGTTTATATAACATGGCTGGAAACGTGAACGAATGGGTAAACGACGTATACAGAACAGGTACATTTACCGATGCTGATGCATTTAACCCTTACCGTGGTAACTATTTCACCAATAAAAAATTAGAAGATGCTCAAAACGGTAAAATTGCGCTTGATAAGTATGGCAATCCAATTAAGGAAAATGCTTACTCAGGCCGCAAACAAACCTGGGCAGAGAAACAAGCACAAACTAAACGTGCCGATTCTATTTCGAAATCAACAGATCCTCAGGGAGCCACAGCTTCTACAAGCTACCAGGCCGACCAAAGAGGTTATCGCGACAGGCAGAATACCTTGTTAAATGATGAAGGTGTAACGTTGGTTAACGATAAATCGAGAGTATATAAAGGTGGTTCCTGGAATGATATGGCTTACTGGTTAAACCCGGCAACACGTCGTTTCATGCAGCAGGATGAATCATCAGCAGAAGTTGGTTTCCGTTGTGCCATGACTATGCTAGGTGCACCAGAAATTAGCACTGCAGGAAAAAGAAGTTTTAAAAACCCTCCGCAAAAACCTTACAGGGTAAGCAGAGGTAAATAA
- the porV gene encoding type IX secretion system outer membrane channel protein PorV, with protein MNFKYISKLAFSALSMALLFGKTNAQVTIGNTQTNGSESNNIVTAVPFLLITPDARAGAMGDAGVAVAGDVNSASINASKLAFLDKPYGFSVSYSPWLKSLVPDINLAYLSGFYKLDDRNTIGASLRYFSLGSIQLTDINQQDLGISNPNELAFDVSFARSFGEEFSLGTSVRYIYSNLASGQFSSSGQVHSGNALAVDVSGLYKTNTSMFGKQAILSAGANISNIGTKMSYSDGGQNFFLPTNFKLGGASTIIVDDFSTITLALDFNKLLVPTQPIYDSNNNIVSGKDPNRSVPAGIFGSFSDAPGGFSEELKEVGISTGLEYWYNQQFAVRAGYNYQSPMKGDSRYFTLGLGLKYNVFNIDFSYLLANAQTSPLANTLRFGLLFNFGDKKLVKK; from the coding sequence ATGAATTTCAAGTATATCAGTAAGCTTGCTTTTTCTGCACTCTCTATGGCATTGCTGTTTGGTAAAACAAATGCTCAGGTAACCATAGGAAATACACAGACAAATGGAAGCGAGTCGAACAATATTGTAACAGCAGTTCCGTTCCTGCTTATTACGCCCGACGCCCGTGCCGGTGCAATGGGTGATGCAGGTGTAGCTGTAGCCGGCGATGTAAATTCGGCCAGTATTAATGCGTCGAAACTGGCATTTTTGGATAAACCTTATGGCTTTTCTGTTTCTTATAGCCCCTGGTTAAAAAGCCTGGTGCCCGATATTAACCTGGCTTACTTAAGTGGGTTTTATAAATTAGACGATCGCAATACCATTGGCGCTTCGTTAAGGTATTTCTCTTTAGGCTCTATTCAGCTTACCGATATTAACCAACAGGATTTGGGAATTTCGAATCCTAACGAGTTGGCTTTTGATGTTTCCTTTGCCCGTAGCTTTGGCGAAGAATTTTCATTGGGAACTTCTGTAAGGTACATTTACTCTAACCTGGCTTCTGGTCAGTTTTCGTCATCGGGGCAGGTACATAGTGGAAATGCCCTCGCAGTTGATGTTTCAGGATTGTATAAAACCAATACCTCAATGTTTGGTAAACAGGCTATCCTTTCGGCTGGAGCCAACATTTCTAATATTGGTACAAAAATGAGTTATTCAGACGGCGGCCAGAATTTTTTCCTGCCTACTAATTTTAAATTGGGCGGCGCTTCAACCATTATTGTCGACGATTTTAGTACCATTACCCTCGCACTCGATTTTAATAAGTTATTGGTACCTACACAACCGATATACGATTCGAACAACAATATTGTAAGTGGTAAAGATCCAAACCGCTCGGTACCAGCAGGTATTTTTGGTTCCTTTAGTGATGCACCAGGCGGATTCAGCGAGGAGCTTAAAGAGGTTGGCATTTCAACCGGACTGGAATATTGGTATAACCAACAATTTGCGGTAAGGGCAGGATACAATTATCAGAGTCCTATGAAAGGCGATAGCCGCTATTTTACACTCGGTCTTGGCCTTAAATACAACGTTTTTAATATCGATTTTTCTTATTTATTGGCCAATGCGCAAACTAGTCCGCTGGCTAATACCTTACGTTTTGGTCTTTTGTTTAACTTTGGCGATAAGAAACTGGTAAAAAAGTAA
- the ispF gene encoding 2-C-methyl-D-erythritol 2,4-cyclodiphosphate synthase, with product MKIRVGFGFDVHQLKDQHPFVVGGVTLDHHKGAFGHSDADVLLHAICDALLGAANLRDIGFHFKNTDERWRGISSLILLKETVRLLSEKGWQVGNIDAMLCLEAPKINPHIPAMQQHIADAIGISTEDISIKATTNEQMGFVGREEGVVAYAVCLIEKN from the coding sequence ATGAAAATTAGAGTAGGCTTCGGATTTGATGTTCACCAGTTAAAAGATCAGCACCCCTTTGTAGTAGGGGGTGTAACATTAGATCATCATAAAGGTGCTTTTGGTCACTCCGATGCAGATGTGTTGCTACATGCCATTTGCGATGCGCTTTTAGGTGCGGCCAACCTTCGCGATATTGGTTTCCACTTTAAAAATACAGATGAACGATGGAGAGGAATCAGCAGTTTAATCCTTTTGAAGGAAACAGTTAGGTTACTAAGTGAAAAGGGTTGGCAGGTAGGCAATATTGATGCGATGCTTTGTTTAGAAGCGCCGAAAATCAATCCACATATTCCGGCCATGCAACAACACATTGCTGATGCGATAGGTATTTCTACCGAAGATATTTCTATTAAAGCTACTACCAACGAGCAAATGGGCTTTGTTGGCAGGGAAGAAGGCGTAGTAGCTTATGCTGTTTGCCTCATAGAAAAAAACTAG
- a CDS encoding DUF1440 domain-containing protein, with translation MKKANQNVISFGNLLSTALIAGTLDGLAAVIFLAKMNFSGVFQYISSAIMGKAAYAGGIKTVLIGLVLHYFITFSFTVFFVLVSNKISALSKNILLSGIIYGIFVWAVMNLLIVPLTQIPESPIHLEKAIINTIILIFCIGLPISYLTARSLRFQS, from the coding sequence ATGAAAAAAGCTAACCAAAATGTAATTTCTTTCGGCAACTTACTTTCTACAGCATTAATTGCAGGCACTTTAGATGGATTGGCTGCAGTAATATTCCTGGCGAAAATGAATTTCAGCGGGGTATTTCAATATATTTCCAGTGCAATAATGGGCAAAGCAGCTTACGCCGGTGGCATTAAAACAGTGCTGATTGGTTTAGTACTTCACTATTTCATTACTTTCAGCTTTACTGTCTTCTTTGTACTGGTATCGAACAAAATATCGGCCTTAAGCAAGAATATTCTTCTTTCGGGCATAATTTATGGCATTTTTGTTTGGGCAGTAATGAATTTATTAATTGTGCCATTAACTCAAATACCCGAGTCACCGATTCATTTAGAAAAGGCAATTATCAATACTATAATACTGATATTTTGTATTGGCTTACCAATTTCTTACCTAACTGCGCGTAGTTTAAGATTTCAATCATAG